Genomic segment of Drosophila simulans strain w501 chromosome 2R, Prin_Dsim_3.1, whole genome shotgun sequence:
CTTGCGTCAGAGACATAGAAAAAAGGGAGTTTCTAACGAATACTCACATCATTTAGAttccgaaaataaaaaaaaaggcagaaagaAATGTCAAAATGGCGCATATGATGAATACGGAAATATTCGCTCAAACGGTATGGACATTTGTAAGTACAAATCACTTTTTACAAggttgaaattaataaaacccGTATATCAGGCGACTGTATGAATCAAGAATGTGATGGTTGCTGGTATAATTGCCGAAGTTGTGGCTCTACCAGGTGTGGTCCCCAATGTCGCTCGAATCGAAAGTTTTTTTATGAGGACATTACATATGACGGTAaagatttaaatattcaaaataaatatatatcaagATAAAGTTAAGCAAATCAcatgtattattaaaatatttgtaacttAATATAAGTATCCATGAACAGCCAAACGAGCATTAAACTATCATTCAGACGAAACACATCACATATAAAAATTCTCAATTGATTCAGAAAAATACATCATTGTGCtaattaaaaggaaatgaTTAAAAGAATAAAGTTAACTCTTCTGCAGCTATGATGATTCTTTCTAAAATGTACTTATTCTGGGTGATTTCTCAATTGTAATTCACTTTCATTATTactaatgtaatgtaataagtaaatttttgatggtataattatttatatattgatggCGTTGGACCTACAATGGGGCGGTTCGATTCGCGAAATGGTGCGATATTGTCCTCTGCAGAGGACCGTGTGCGAGTGATAGTAGAAAAGTGCTGATAACCTAACACGGAGTTAAGTTCATAAGCAAGGCGTTCAAGAGGTTCCTATAGGAGCTGGGGAGCGACACAATCAAACGGCTTCATACAATCCACAGGAGTACCCGACGAAAAGCGCCAATAGTACCGTGAAGAAACTAAGGGAAATGTACAAGCTGGTGCGGTGAAGTATAAAATCTCGCCGTCACCGGTGAACTGCAGCCTGGAGCAAACGATATCGTAATGGAGAACGGCAAACACAGATATAAAGGTCGGAACTGGAGCGCATACCCGTATCAGCTCACATACACAGATGTGAATTTTGTGGGAGGCATGTGCACCTACCTGAGATGCAGGCGGTCACAACGCGTTAGTGAAGAAGGGGAGAAACTATACTGGCAGGAAAGTCCGGAACCGGTCTCGGGGTCCCGCAGCCAGCAGAGGTCTCAACAGATGCCCAGGAGTTCAATTActgttattataatttttcttgtcctattaaaatttttgtacactaacctttttttttttaaaataatcaagaaCCAAAACAAGTAATAAAACCCGCACAAAACCAGTGCCTACATTATACCAAATACattagaataacaagatgcgtaacggccatatACATTGGTTTTACACTATGATGCAGCCACtattttcgggccgaaatcaattctgatcgaagaaactaatTTACGTGTTTGGagttttttatagtttttaaaattgtatttttctttcttttctgctATTGTCTCAATgacaagttttatttgtaagtctCTGTGTATATTCTCGTTCCGAAGATACCATGGAGCTCCAGTAATGATTCTCAGAATCCTAGACTGTGCTCGCTGTATTATGTCTATGTTGCTTCTCGATGCGTTGCCCCATATCTCGGAGCCATAGGTCCATGTGGGTTTTAAAACGGAGTTATATAAGAGGACTTTGTACTCCAAGCCTAGTGGAGAGCAAACGTTTATAAACCAGTGTAGATCCCTTGCTTTTAGACTGAGGGGCGTCGTCTTGGCCTCTATGTGTTTCCGCCAGGTGAGCCGCTTGTCCAGATGAATACCTAAGTATGTTACGTTATCAGCTTGTGCGATGCGCGTCTGGTTCATTATCAAGGACGGcagctttgtttgtttagggTAAATGTTACCTGTTTGTACTTTTCTTCATTTACTCGTATGCGCCAATCTGCAAGCCAATGTTCTACACAAGTTAGTTGGCGTGCTAGTTGCATCGTAGTTTTTACTGGGCATCTGGATCGACTTGTCATCAGCGAATGTGGATATCGTTAGCTGGTAGTTTGTTGGGATGTCCGCCGTGTATAGGGTGTATAGAATTGGGCCCAGAACACTTCCATGAGGCACTCTGGCTTCTATAGTACAATCGCTTGAAGTGCTTGTACTGCATCTGACCGCGAACACTCTTTTATATAAGAAAAGAGCTGGGCAGTATTGACGGTGATCAAAGGCAGTGCGAATTTCTGTTGTGATGCGGTTAACCTGTTCAATGACTCCATGTTTTTCCCGAACACCAAATTGGTGCGATGggagtgtgttgtgtgttttgaGGTGGGGGCTGATGCATATCAGCAAGACTTTTTCAAATAACTTGGATAGACAAGTAGTAAGCTTATTGGCCTGTATGATGATGGCTGTGTTTTCTCTTTCCCAGGCTTAGGGATCATAGTTATAATTGATTTCTTCCACttttgagggaagtatccAATTTTAGTAATTGCGTTGAAGAGCAAGCAGATTCGTAGAACTGCACACATTGGGAGCTCAATGATCATTTTCGGGGTTATTAAGTCGTAGCCAGGCGATTTTCCAGTATTCAGTTGCTCTTTAATGACTTTCGTTATCTCCCTTGACCGAAATTCTACAGGATCTTGTGGTGCTAAGTCAGATGCAGTTAAAGGCGGGAGAGTAAATGAGTTAGTGGTTGGATTTggttgaaatacttttttaagaTGATCAGCGAAGACTCTTGCTCTGTCCGTGTCACTGCGAGACCAGTTTCCGGTAGAGTTACGGAGAGGTACACGCAAGTTCCACAACGAGTTCCTTGAGCCTGTGGGGGGAGATTCTTGATGTACCTTAGTTGTGCGTccgcttcttcttttttaaaCGCTTTGGTAAGTCTGCGAGaagctgcttttaatttactctttGCGTTATGTGATCTGCGCTCCTGCCACTCCCTTCGATGTCGTCGTTTTTCAAGCACAAGCAGTTCAATACTTGTCTTGTTAAACTTTATACTGCATACATGGTTGTCTTGTGGAGTTgacgcttttgctgctgcgacaaGTATTGATTCTATATCACCAGCAAACTGATCAATGTCTTGCTTGGTTTCCAGGGGGCTAGAAAAGCCGGTATGggaacaaacatattttttgtaccTCGCCCAGTTGGTCAGTTTATTGATTGTAAGCCTAAACGGTCGCTCGATGTGTTGTAGCTGGTATAAAAGATGAAAGAGCACCGGACAATGATCAGATGAGAGTTCTGGAAATGCCTCAGCTGTAATCATTGATTGGGGTATCCTTATTGTGATGGCAAAGTCAATCAAATCTGGAAGCTTCATAGGATCTAATGGCCATGTAGGCGCTCCCGGGGAAACATAGTTAAGTTTGTGTTGCGGTTTGATGATTGAGTTGTACAGCTGTTTTCCTTTAGGATTCGCTATCTGAGATCCCCAAAACATGTTCTTGGCATTCCGATCGCCAGCTGCAACAAACCTTTTACCAAACGAGTCAAAAAGTGTTGTGCATTTTTCCTCAGAGATTGTTAAGCGAGGTGGGCAATAGACATCAGCCAGATTGAGAGCACCGTTATGGCATTGGAGTTTTATAGAGGTACATTGTAAGCAGTCTTCTTGCCAATTACCAAGAAAGTGGTGGTTAATTCGCAATCGTATTAGTATCCCAGTGCCTCCATGGGCCTTGCCATCCGGGTGATtcgtaaagtaaaatttatatCCTGGTATTTGGAAGGTTTACTTTTCGATAAGGTGAGTCTCTGACAGTAGCATAACGTCAATGTTTCTGTTGGCTAAGAACTGAAGAACGCCAATAGCGTTCCAGGTACCTATTATTAATTGAGTTATTATCCTGTTTTAGAAGAAACGAGCATTGGAATAAGGATGTTTTGGTTCCTGATAAGCTCTTGCATAGTTTCTTGCATGAAGGTCATGAAGTCTTTCATGGTTTGCTGCATCGAGAGCATAATCGCTTCAACGCCAATTGGTGAATATTATGCTGGACGCTGGAGGTGACTGCTGTCGGTACTTGGATCCCTGATTTTAGTACACTTGCAAAGGAAGAATTTGGCATTGTTCGGTGGCTGGCAGACGAAGGGATGTTAGTTGCAGTCGGTTCCATTACTTTGTGAGTTGTTGGTGTGATACGATCTCAAGCTGAATCCACTCGTTTGTTTAGGCGACTCTTGAGTTCCTTGTAAACAATGCATCCTCGCTAGTtggctgtgtgtttttcgCCACAGTTGCTGCATAACTTAATTGAACTGTCGTTTTTATTCTTAGGATAGTTAACAGTACTGTGGGCATCGCTGCAAACGACGTAGATGCATTTTAGGGTGCAGTACGCTTTGgtgtggccatattcttggcagTTGGTGCATTGCACAGGTTGcctgcgcttgtgtggctcttcTACGGTTATTCTTCGGTGCAGTAGATACTGTAGCTTATATATAGGATgtacttcatttttgttgtttttctgacTCGATGGTTCCAGTTCGACCTTAAAGAGTGGCTGGGGCTCTTTGTTCCTGTTGAATGTTGATCACCGTGTTGGCGTTGAAGT
This window contains:
- the LOC27208348 gene encoding ARL14 effector protein, with translation MHFSIRISRQDMKPYLDSDYSISRNLRQRHRKKGVSNEYSHHLDSENKKKGRKKCQNGAYDEYGNIRSNGMDICDCMNQECDGCWYNCRSCGSTRCGPQCRSNRKFFYEDITYDGKDLNIQNKYISR